TTTATAAATGAATTGGTAGATTGAAGAATTGCCCAGTTCGCAGCTGGTAATGTGCTGATCACGCGTCGCACGTCTGACGCGGGATTTGATTTTTAAAAGCCCAGGCTTTTTGGTACCCTATAAATACATATCCTACACAGTTTTTACATAACTTTGGGATAGCTTGAAACCCTTAGTTCATAACTTTGGAAGCCGTAGTTACAGAgttttatcttctcttctctgtaatacttatttttacaattttattcggatgatttgttgtttttcttccatgtctatgtggagctaaactctttagttctaaggttttgacacaaacatgaaagttAACGTTTGATTATTGTTTCTATCTATTAAATTTTCATATTTCAGGGTTGCTTATTTactcttgtgcttaattgtttagttacttgatcactaattgaacactatctgtggtgcgtgaattgaacttgagaaagggaattcacgtacgtaataagaataaatagagtttgttcgatttaatcattTCTCTACCGAGGATAAGATATATcttttagccctacttagttgaatacgaaaAAATAAATACATTCTTAttacctctgacgaccatagagatataggcattatagtagcatctacatgcttgtgagtagttcgagagactatcataaagttataattaacctatcaactagtaacccataagtagaacgatttgaagactcaactggattgttagtcgtcatagccctagatctatctcttctccgataaaaatctgttctttcttggttgaagttcattatttatttattttatttttatttagtttataaatataaatttaaattttatttcttttttagataattagcatcagtttaatttagtaaatagttaatcataagtccccGTGGATACGATATTTGAACTttaaaatcctatattacttgtacaaccgcgtatacttgcgtgtgtgtTTGGAAGCAAGAGTTCTGCTCTTTATATTTGTgaaaacggaaaaggtccaaaaatacccctgaactattgaaaaagactcataaataccctccttccaccttttggtctaaaaatacccttaaagtttgtttttggctcaaatatacccctcaaactaacaaagttaaagttaactcttttaaaaagccaaatggcattttgtgattggaacatatattatttaatttaaaaattaaaaaatatgaacaaaactgattttttttttgcattttgtgaattaatcaacgaaatatgttttttttttgcatttcgtgaataaaaaaacgaaataggaaattataatttttttttgcatttcgtgtattgaaaaatgaaataggataaattaattttgttcatataaaaacaaaattggaaaatatattttgtccaattttccaatttcgtttttatatgaacgaaaataatttttttttatcctatttcattttttaatacacgaaatgcaaaaaaaaattataatttcctatttcgtttttttattcacgaaatgcaaaaaaaaaaacatatttcgttgattaattcacgaaatgcaaaaaaaaaaaaaacagtttcgttcatatttttaaattttttagtttttaatttttaagtttccacacaatttttttaaaaaaaaatatgtaaattacggaattttattattggaaattttttttttaaatctggaattttaaattactggaaatttattattggcaatttttttttttaaatttggattttttttttaaattacggaattttattattgaccaattacaaattttcatttggctttttaaaagagttaattttaacttgttagtttgaggtgtatatttgagccaaaaacaaaccttaagggtatttttagacctaaaaggtggatggaagggtatttttagaccaaaaggtgaaaggagggtatttatgaatCTTTTTCAATaattcaggggtatttttggaccttttccgttgtGAAAATCCTTTTCTCAAAGTGTACACACATATATAGTCCCAGCTAGGCACAGTAAATTTCATCGAATTCGCTACATCTGCTCTAGATCCACCACGGTTTTTTCCACGCCCCAGGGACATCGAATTCAGCTATTGCATCGTTTTATTTTCAAGCTTCCGAACGCGAGTATATCTCCTCCTTACTAATTAATGCATTACAAATTCTTTTGTACTGCATTTTTCACTGTTATATAAACTAAACGGAGACCTTGTTTTTGCCATctataagaaaaaaaaacttcCAAAGAGATCATTTTTAGTGCATACACACAGAATCAGATTTTGAAGTTTATGGATACCTATAGCAATATCAAGTTAGCTACAATaaaaagccaaacaaatccagaTGAAGTCAAGTTTTTGctcattttttgttttgttgttgatattttagcTTTAACTCATTGATTAAGGATTAAGAGACTTAGTAAATTTAATTAGTACCAAAAACCCCAAGCATTGTGGTTTTCTATCGATTCTTTATCAATGGCCCACTCTTTCTTTGAACTTGTCAATGATCTAACTTAAAGATATGAACCTAGTGTCATAAAGAGAGGGATAGTTCAAACGTAAATCAATATTTAATAGATATATTTAGTGAATTTAATACAAAAACATGATTTGGAACCCAAAGCTTTCAGGCTAGATCCACGTCTGCGTATACAACACGGTTAgataaaatttcaaattttagcTAAGAAATAAATATAAATCAACGTTAATAGGAGAATTGAGTGATACAAGAGAGACTCTTTACCGAGTTCATCCTTTCTCGTTGCCGAGCCTCTCCTCTGCCTCGAAAGATATAGGGGAAGAGTTTTGCTGATGCAAAAATCGTGATATTCAACCAGAAATAATACTACGTAATTAATGATAATCATACCGATATTTGGAGTTCTGTAACAAATCCCTGAACTGGACGCACAAACTACGTTCAGATACGTCACCATATTAGTTTGCTAAAATCAAGCATATAATTAATACTTGCTATATATCAAGAGACATATTTGATACACTAAATACCACAGTAATTAAGCCACTGCTTTACAAAAGGAACAACAAAGTAGTTGCTTCACGAAGAGATACAATAAGAAATTAACTCGATATATGGGGCTATTCGAGTAACATTAATTAACCCAAATTGCTTGGAAGATGAAAGTAAAACAAATAGCTAGCTGGTACATTAACTTGATTCCCCTTAGAGACTTGTACAGTAGTACCGCTGCATCAATTTTTCGAGAGATCATGTTTGCAACGATTGTCCCAATCGCAGGATCGACTTTTGACATTAGCCTGTGCGCCGATGCAACTACCGTATATGGGTGCTTTACATATCGTTGGTTTTTGAAGGGCTTTATAGTCAAGTGGTTCTTTACCGCCACCAGCTAGCAGCTTAGTGCTCGTTTCTGATTCCATGAAGAATTCGTCGCCATCTGCAAGGCATTCACCTATGTTCATCGTGCCATTGCATTCTAATACACCAGCACCACACGCAAATTTTTGCAGGTTTGTGGTTatcaagaagaagaggaggaggattGTAGTGGACAATTGCCCGGTGAAGGTCTTGTACGTTTCTCTTCTCATCTCTCCCATGGTAGTAGTATtcctttttttaatttgttttgttttcaagaattgatATGGAGTAACTAACCCGTTCTATTTTGGTGTTATTAAATAGCAGGTGCGAGCTGTGACAATTATTTCCCGCTCGCTAATGACGTTGGGATAAGAAATGAATGGATACCCGGCCTCTCTTACTACTTTAGTTGACTTGACGACGACTTTGTTATCCTAGTTTTAGGATTTAAATCTGATGTTTTCTTTTGAAGTAACCAATCCTTTATCTCTTTGGCGTTATTAAATACTTACCACATGCAAGCTGCTCCAATTATTGACGCTGGGATAATAAATGAATGGATACCCACCCCTTTGTTTGTACCATCACCTATGTCCTACTTCAAAAGTGAGAACCTCAGCATCCACCAGCCATGTCTACACGGGCGGAGCCACAGCCATTgaagggtgttcatatgaacacccttcgtcggaaaaaaTTGTCGAATGCGTATGTTAAATATAGAActttgtggatatatactagtaATGAACAACCTTGACATAGAAACGAAGGATAGCCTAGTGGCTAAGGGTGTGCAAACTATCGCTCACACATCCCCTGTCCTAAaatatgaacacccttcgtcggaatcctggctccgcccctgcatgTCTATTAATCCCTCAACAACCTGTGGAGCCGTTTAATTCTAAGTATGGACTGTTATATTTGGATCTATACAAGTATTTATGATTGCCTCCGTCTATAGCCTGACAAAGTATACCTGTTTAACTTTTGACCCATGGGCCTTGGAATAGTTTGACATTTTAACACAATTTTAGTACAACATCTTTGAATACATCATTCAATTTAACTTACAGGAGAATGATGAAACGAATATGAGGGATTCACATGGAAAGGTTAAATTTATGTCCAATTCCAAATGGTTACACTTACGAGTCTCGACAAAAAATTGCTAATGAGTAACCAATTTTTTTAGTTTAATAAAACTATCCCTCACGGAAAGGTTAAATTTATGTCCAATTCCAAATGGTTACACTAACGAGTCTCGACAAAAAATTGCTAATGAGTAACCATTTTTTTTAGTTTAATAAAACTATTACTCATTCGGACATTAAACACATTTGTGCTTACTTTTGACACATTATGGACCTTTTTTGACATAAACTTGTATTTCGCGGAAAGAATCTTTTGTTTTCCAGTCTGAAACCAATCTTTTGGCATCAAGAGTATATGCAAACACAAAAAATGAAATTAGACAAATGACTCGGAGAAAATCAACTGACCATATCCACCACAGAACTGCCTTAAGGAAGCCTCTGAAAATTAACAGTCTTTAACCCAGGTAAAGCATAATAGACCCTAGAAGGAATAACTCTTGCTCGGGATATCCTAACAAGTGAAATTGTAGGACAAAAAGTTTAACTATTTCCAAATACTGGAATCAACTTAATAGTACAAAGTAAAAACCGTCATCACATAGAAATACAGCCCGAAACCTtgatgaaccaaaaaaaaaaaattgctacttTTAAGTTAACAAATAGCATATCTTTGCCAGATTAAAAAAAATGACCAAAAATTTCATGCTGAAAGAGATGTGAGCCATTTCTCCCCCGTAGGCCCAATTAAATCCAATCTCTAAAATTAAAAAGAGACTGCCACAAAGAACCAAACTCAGCGGATCGCTAATCCTTGCATTGCCTGTGTGCTATCTTCTGTAATCTTGTTGGCTTGAACTGTGCTGATAACACCCGCAATGTTGCCCTGTAAAAAGTTTGACAATAatcaaaatcatacaaagcataTGACCCATTACAAATTACAAATACGAATGAAAACGAACAGATTATTATTAGCGCTAGGTTGGAAGGGGGAAAAAAATATCACCCTCCAAGTCACTAGTTTCGTGCGGAGCTCTTGCCACTGATGCTGTCCAAACACACGCTCAGTACATCGGCTGCACAATGACACAACCAACGAACAATTGATACACGTAACAAATCACAGGAATAAAACTAACAGAATTCTCCAGCTGAAGCAGAAGAGACAGTAACGGAAGGCCGACTACAGAAAGCACACCTCACAATTACTAATTGATTCATTTGATCAATCTTGCAGTCAAGTAACTTAGCTGTAATTGCCTTAACAACCCAAGATTCTACCTCAGTGTCATCAATCTGAGAAGAGCCAAAGACCAAATGAGCTACATGCAGAAGAGAAACATACACAAACAAATAAGACGAGAAATGTACCCGCAATGCCTCCTTGATGACAGAATAAGGAATTTGACTAGATTCATTCAAGCCAAGATCTACCAACGACATCAACCTCATCTTCGATATACAGTCATCATGGACAAGTCCTATAACATTAACCAGAAGTTTCAGGTCATATAGCCCTTCCAAATTAAAGGCTTGATCCATACAAAGGTAAGACACTACTACCATAGCTCTTTAATAATGCTGAATTTGCTGCCTCAAAATCCAAGTAAGCATCCAGCCTCTGAGTGAGAAAGATCTTCAGAAGTTGATATACTGGAGCAAATTTAGCATCTTTCTCCAACTGGGCTATAGCAGGCATATCAAGCAAGTCACACTGCCATATTGAAAAGACAGAAGTCAACTATGGAACATAAGTACACATAAGGCACACTCTTTCATTGTTTCACTTCTTCAATTCTTTTCTAATGTCTCACTTCTTCAATTATTTTCTAATAGGTCTTCAATCTGAAAATATAGTGGTCTACTTTACAGTACCCTCCATAAGCTTCACTTCCACTCACAGCAGCCAAGCAGTTGCCAAAAAAATTAACATTGTAACCTACTAGCCATGTCATTCTGCTTATACTGCCAAGCACAAAGTTTAATGTGTTACGTGGAATGGTGATACCACAGAACACAATTACATTAACATGACATCAAATGTCAGCGAGAAAGCATGGAATACTGAGAATTTAAAATGAAACCATCGGATCAGTTAATTGACAACCCAATCACTGATCTAAACAACAGGATGTCAGACTTCTGTCCACATATAAGGTGCCTTGATGAATTCAATTAACGTGGGCAGTTTTGCTTTTGTGTTTTTATATTTGGATAAGTCTACATGTGCTGTTTTCGAAATTTAAGAGTGAATCACAAACCTATTGTCCATTTCAGTTACTTGTAGTGAGAGTTTATTTTAATATAGAAATACCTTAAACATATCAGATGATCTGACAAAATCGATAATTGCGCAGGCAGCTTCTTCCTTGGCCTCATTCATAGTAGAAGCATCTTCAGCCGAAAAGGTTTCCAGATACTTTGTTAGAAACATGAAAGAATCTTTTGTAGAGCTGCAAATATGCACGAGTATGAGAAAAAGGCATCGTCATCACATATGGTCCCAAAACAGAAGTCCCTCCCTTCTTACCCCTTGTTTTCCTTCAAAACATTGGAGACTGCAAGAAAGAGCTCTCTCTGATCTTTGACTCCAAGATTCCATTCCTTCAAGAAGCTATCCATCTTTTTGACCGATGGCAAAATATGTTCAGTGACCTTTCCATGAATGGCCAAATTAAGGGACTTCAAGTAAACGAAGAAACGGCTGTATGGATTCTCCAACAGGTTATAGAGATTGAAGAAGctgaaaagagagaaaaaatgtGATGAGACAGTAGAAAAAGTTGAAGAAATCAAAGTGATTAACACAAAGTGAGATACATTTTCAAGCGCAATGCGGGTTTATCGTTGGGTTGTTGAATGATTTTAGTGGACATGAGCTGTGCCATCTCATGTACTTGGTCCAAGCTCTCAGGTTTCTTGACGAGGTTGCAAATGATAGTGAAAATGCACTCAAGATCTGAGCAGAAGCCAATTAAAACATATTAGGTAACCACGAAAGCCCAAAAACAAAGATGGGGAAAATAGAAGAGAGAAAAACATAAGATGACAATTGGCAATAACTGGCTAAAATATCAGACAATCAAAGCATAGCTTTTACATGgatgaaagaagaaaaaaaacgaGTCTGGAAAAGTCCAGGAGGTATCATTTAACAGCAGCTGATTAGAATGAGGCACAAATGCAGTTTTACCTTTTTCAGAAGCTTTAGAAAATATTAAATCTGCAGAAGTGAGCATCAATGAAGCCAAATCCAACCATCTTCCTTCAATCATGCATTCCTGGGCCTCGACACACAATCTGTTAACTTGAGGCTCTGCAATCTGTAAATGGATCACTGATTTAGAACTTGTACAATGACCAAAAATGTCtaataaaaaaaatctttcaCCAATCAATATTGTATAATATTCCAGAAAGCCCTTACTGAACCACATGAGTTTTTCTGTTTATGCACCCACAAAATAAGTAGTTTGACTAGATTCATATAAGATTGTATAAAGAATAACACATGACTCTGCATTTGGCATCAgcttgggttttttttttttttttgtaaggagTTTTTTGGGTCTTTTAAACACTATCTTTTACATTTACCTCTTTTTCCCTTTTCTTGTTTGTTAGTCATCAAGAGACTCCGTGTATTTCCACTTAAGAAAGTTCTTCCAAGTCCAAGATGTGCCTCTTGAATTCGTTATTGAGTCTTTTTAAATAAGCGTAAAATCTTGAAGTACAAGTGACGGACGGTTCGAAACTCGGTAGATAATGAGTCCACCCCAATACCCTTCTCCACTTACATACCATGTTTTTGTTTGCGACAAGATTCAACCCATAAATCACGTGTTGTGCTCTTATGACCCAACGAAAGCCCTGGAGGCTGAATTTGTAATTGAGTCTTCCTAACTATATTTACCAGACTAATGGAGATTTAGCAATTTTTTCGTGTGTGTTGTTGCACTTGATAACCTTTCCAATAAATCCAGTGAGATGGGAATAAAATATGAACATAGACTCCTGATAAGCATGTGATTGAGGGGATAGCAGAAGCACATAACTGCTGGGAAAATGAGAAGGGACATTGTTTTACCTATGTAAACCCCTAAAAtttattatggaagaagttaccCGCATGCTTTGACAACAATGACTCACTACAAATGTTCAAAAGCTTCCAATATATCTGAACTCTAATAGGGACAAACATAGCTGGCAAAATTAAACTGGCATAAATCCTTGCAAAAGAGCAGGTTTGGAATGAGGAGAAACTACACCTTTCGCAGCGGCCgttaccaagagatagaagtgtTCTTTGAGATCTGATTCATTACCGAGTGTTTTATAGTTTCCCTTATCAGTGTTATTATTATTACTCTCCTACTGTCCTATTCTTCGGTTTTATTATTACTTGCTGTTTCCTTTGcttcggttactgtaacatttGTTGTTGCTACTGTTCTCTTCTCCTTTAATTTTTAGGATGGATTTTTCCGTACTGTATTTTCTTTCTAtacttgattttgatatgcagCCGGGGTATActagaaacaacctctctaccttcacaaggtagggaTAAGGCCTGCGTACACTTTATCTCTCTCCCAGACCCCAgctgtgggattacactgggtatgttgttgctgctgctgctgctgttgttgTTGGGCATCCTCTATAGCAATTTCATATGCAGTTGGTTAATTGAGGAGTTTAGCAATTTCATATCCATATATAAACTCTTCAATAAAATTCTTATGAACCCTCTATATCCATTCCGCATAGTTTGATGGGAGAACAATAAATAAACTTGTACCTCATTACCAAACTACTCCTGCTCGTCTATATAGATTTGCCTCTATTCTGTTCAATTTCATTCCATATCTAAGATAATACCAATGACTAAAGACAATCAAGAGGATTGGCAGGCAAGCCGAGTGAATATTCTTAAGAGTAAACATCAAACACTTTTGTTAAGAAAAAATCAAATTTATCGTAAATTTAAGTAAAAGAGAaggtaaaaagaaaaagagaataccTCGGGGCCGGCGTCAGCCCAGGACAACTCAGCCGTAAAACGGACGACGGAAAGCACGGGATCTTCCTCTGAAGTAGGGACCACCGTCGTCATTTTTCCCAACAGAGAGATTGAGAGAGTACAGCAAGCAATGCAGAGAGCTCTCTGGGTCCGAACAGAAGAATAAAACCCTAGATTGAGGATAAAGTTGGGAGTATACCCAATTGCACTAAGGGCCTCTTTGCAAAGCCACCTTCTAATTGGAATTGATGTAATTACTAGGTAGAAATTACACAGCttagtaattatataatattataattaaaataatctgtttatttgtcataatgtaattataaGTGAGTTATTtgattgcacaagtgtaattacacagttaatttaatttaaaaataaaatttaattaaaaatatttgcctttataaataatattaaattagttatttaataatacattgtttcttgaaaatatactaattaataattatatatttataaCTAATATTGTTAAAAATAATTGTTATATATtcttcaaattaataatatttaaaaataaaacttaaaagaagactttttttgtgacAACGTCATAAATTGGATGTCTGGCAAAAcaaaaattataaatataatgccatgacattattcaaatgttttacacaaaaaatccatcaaatataagtgaaaaataaacaacatgcaatgtgaaagcaaataacttaaaattaaaaatataacctaaattcaaaatacaaaagaaaaagtttaacttaatactcttatgtcaaattccaacattacacaAGTAAGTTCCAATGTAACTTAAGTAattaattcaaaagaaagggaaattatAAGTGTATAatctcattcacaacgaaattctactttaataatgtCACTCGTTacatgtcaagtttgttaatgactcattctttccaatattaagaggtgtagtttaaaaaattagaataataacacggttatactaaatgaataaaataaaaaaatatgagcaattatatggaatcacaagaagtaaatgTTGGGAATGAGacgaaaggaaatgaaaaataaataatataaaaaaatacattttaaaagataaaaataattaaaaagtaaaaatgaaacgaaattaaaataatagaaataaaaaataaatcaaaatcaaaagaaataaaaataaattacaataaacaaaaaatgaaacaaactaaaaagtaaccctgtaattacaaccAATTCTTAAcctcccttgagaattggagagtatAATTACACCAAATTCTCActtaactgtgtaattacttgatcaaacaaacagatcaaactgtgtaattacacctaaTTCAAATTACCTCGGTGgcttccaaacaggccctaagggCAATCTAGTAAAACTATTCTTCTTCAAAACCTTTtttgatataaaaaaaataaaaaaaaaataggtgatGGTCAATATGCTTAAGTTCTTTGTTAAAATACAACCATTCCTAACTCAATTTGAACTTTCTATTAACAATAATTAAACTTATAGTTTTGTTATGTAGGACAATAGGAGTACTTTGTTTGGTCATTGgtgtaataaataaaaaattcaattACAGTAAATTtaagggaaaatacattaaaaccctcaacgtatagccagattaattatgacgcacccagcCTTTACGGGCGATCTATtacccccagtcttaatttttcagtattttaataccattttcgactgacgtggcaaaaaaaattaTGGCGAGTGAAAAGGTCCAAACgagatattttaataaaaattaaattttaaaaatttatttatattttatcctctcaCCTACCCCACCCCTCTCTTtcacatttcaattgttaaatgtaatttatttttctctttctttttttttctcctcaaTCACCGCCGCCACACCGCAGCAGCAGTggtaaatattattataattataattaataaaagaaaaatcaaatgaaaaaaaggaaaagtgACAGTGCCGTGGCAGCAGCGTGGCACCAATGTGGCAGAGAGTGTGCAActgacttcaattttttttttgccatgtcAGTCAACAAAGGTAATCAACGAGTGGACTTGAAATCATAGATCCATTTTGTGATCCACGCGACTCAGAcaactaaaatactgaaaaaattaagactggggagTAATAGGTCGCTCACAAAGGttggtgcgtcataattaatctggctatacgttggggggaggtttaatgtattttccctaaATTTAAACACGCTTTATGAATAACCTGGAATGTAATTCTAATTATAAATTTTTCATGTATTAAGTTACCAAAATATATTGCATGTATTATAGGTGAAAGAATATTATGATATAATAAATTTTGCTTCTTAATTATTtactcagaaaaaaaaaatcacaccacAACTTTAATTATATCATATACCCTCgtctttcctttttcttcttatttttcccTAACTTGCTATTACCATATGAAAATCAAATGAAAACACAGGTATATTATAAGAAAGTAATATTAATTCTTTTCCCATGGTAGAAGGGCAATTAAGTCTTTTCCCTTTATTTTTATTTACGTAATATTTTTAGCTATTAAGGGTGATTTATAGTGCTTTTTAACAAGGCAGCAAGTTTGTGAGTGTGAGTAGG
Above is a genomic segment from Lycium barbarum isolate Lr01 chromosome 12, ASM1917538v2, whole genome shotgun sequence containing:
- the LOC132622805 gene encoding uncharacterized protein LOC132622805 isoform X1, with product MTTVVPTSEEDPVLSVVRFTAELSWADAGPEIAEPQVNRLCVEAQECMIEGRWLDLASLMLTSADLIFSKASEKDLECIFTIICNLVKKPESLDQVHEMAQLMSTKIIQQPNDKPALRLKIFFNLYNLLENPYSRFFVYLKSLNLAIHGKVTEHILPSVKKMDSFLKEWNLGVKDQRELFLAVSNVLKENKGSTKDSFMFLTKYLETFSAEDASTMNEAKEEAACAIIDFVRSSDMFKCDLLDMPAIAQLEKDAKFAPVYQLLKIFLTQRLDAYLDFEAANSALLKSYGRLVHDDCISKMRLMSLVDLGLNESSQIPYSVIKEALRIDDTEVESWVVKAITAKLLDCKIDQMNQLVIVSRCTERVFGQHQWQELRTKLVTWRGNIAGVISTVQANKITEDSTQAMQGLAIR
- the LOC132622805 gene encoding uncharacterized protein LOC132622805 isoform X2, which gives rise to MTTVVPTSEEDPVLSVVRFTAELSWADAGPEIAEPQVNRLCVEAQECMIEGRWLDLASLMLTSADLIFSKASEKDLECIFTIICNLVKKPESLDQVHEMAQLMSTKIIQQPNDKPALRLKIFFNLYNLLENPYSRFFVYLKSLNLAIHGKVTEHILPSVKKMDSFLKEWNLGVKDQRELFLAVSNVLKENKGSTKDSFMFLTKYLETFSAEDASTMNEAKEEAACAIIDFVRSSDMFKCDLLDMPAIAQLEKDAKFAPVYQLLKIFLTQRLDAYLDFEAANSALLKSYGLVHDDCISKMRLMSLVDLGLNESSQIPYSVIKEALRIDDTEVESWVVKAITAKLLDCKIDQMNQLVIVSRCTERVFGQHQWQELRTKLVTWRGNIAGVISTVQANKITEDSTQAMQGLAIR
- the LOC132624736 gene encoding uncharacterized protein LOC132624736; its protein translation is MGEMRRETYKTFTGQLSTTILLLFFLITTNLQKFACGAGVLECNGTMNIGECLADGDEFFMESETSTKLLAGGGKEPLDYKALQKPTICKAPIYGSCIGAQANVKSRSCDWDNRCKHDLSKN